One region of Glycine max cultivar Williams 82 chromosome 9, Glycine_max_v4.0, whole genome shotgun sequence genomic DNA includes:
- the LOC100805897 gene encoding glycosyltransferase BC10 — translation MASMARGAKRRHSIISRKMLILFSASLSCVVVLVICSLFRFHSPKPPISISISRVVFDGPPKIAFLFLVRRNLPLDFLWDAFFQNVDVSRFSIYVHSAPGFVLDESTTRSQFLYGRQISNSIQVLWGESSMIQAERLLLAAALEDPANQRFVLLSDSCVPLYNFSYVYNYLMVSPRSFVDSFLDAKEGRYNPKMSPKIPREKWRKGSQWITVVRKHAEVVVDDDVIFSVFKKYCKRRPPIDTSKGKLNLKLQKQHNCIPDEHYVQTLLAMHDLEGELERRTLTYTLWNQSTTKMENKGWHPITFGYSNASPQRIKEIKGINHVYYETEYRIEWCHTNSTSVPCFLFARKFSQGAAMRLLSQEVVNHFEVSALHILQTANGITTSFNRHTPHKDFDGIIIQHTPHKQILKTKIGQVSADRML, via the exons atggcttctatggccAGAGGCGCCAAGAGACGCCACTCGATAATAAGTAGAAAAATGCTGATCCTCTTCTCCGCTTCCCTTTCATGCGTCGTCGTTTTAGTTATTTGTTCTCTCTTCAGATTCCACTCTCCCAAACCcccaatttcaatttcaatttctcgcgTCGTCTTCGATGGCCCTCCCAAGATCGCTTTCTTGTTCCTCGTTCGCCGCAACCTCCCTCTCGATTTCCTCTGGGACGCTTTCTTCCAG AACGTCGACGTTTCGAGATTCTCGATATACGTTCATTCGGCGCCTGGGTTTGTGTTGGATGAGTCAACCACCAGGTCGCAATTCCTCTACGGTCGACAAATCAGTAATAGCATTCAG GTTTTATGGGGAGAATCAAGTATGATTCAGGCAGAAAGATTGTTACTGGCAGCAGCTTTAGAGGACCCTGCAAATCAAAGATTTGTTCTTCTCTCGGACAG CTGTGTTCCTCTGTACAACTTTTCCTACGTGTACAATTATCTCATGGTTTCTCCAAGGAGTTTCGTGGACAG TTTTCTTGATGCAAAGGAGGGCCGCTACAACCCAAAAATGTCTCCTAAAATACCAAGGGAAAAATGGCGTAAAGGGTCACag tGGATCACTGTTGTTCGTAAGCATGCAGAAGTGGTTGTAGATGATGATGTTATCTTTTCTGTCTTTAAGAAATATTGTAAG AGACGTCCACCAATTGATACAAGCAAGGGAAAGCTGAATCTG AAACTTCAGAAGCAGCACAATTGTATTCCAGATGAACACTATGTGCAGACATTGCTTGCA ATGCATGACCTTGAAGGTGAACTTGAACGTAGAACATTGACCTATACCCTATGGAACCAGTCTACAACAAAAATGGAGAATAAAGGCTGGCATCCTATTACTTTCGGCTATTCAAATGCTAGCCCGCAAAGGATAAAGGAAATAAAG ggCATCAACCATGTTTATTACGAGACTGAGTACCGGATAGAATGGTGTCATACGAATTCCACATCCGTTCCTTGCTTTTTGTTTGCTAGGAAATTCTCTCAGGGAGCTGCTATGCGCTTGCTGAGCCAGGAAGTTGTTAACCACTTTGAAGTTTCTGCACT ACATATACTTCAGACGGCAAATGGGATTACTACAAGCTTCAATCGGCATACTCCACACAAAGATTTTGATGGGATTATTATACAGCATACTCCACACAAACAGATTTTGAAGACAAAAATTGGGCAAGTTTCTGCAGATCGAATGTTATGA
- the LOC100806424 gene encoding probable F-box protein At4g22030 encodes MTSLQISFICLSSSFSLKRTHATNVPKFRRMPLLVPKISIKKSFHESNNSRDTNPLEVNVTQKILHDEDIHNLNILNTKTRIYSILELVTDRVEMHHNVGEQRDNWNTLLLNSINMITLTATTMSGLAAACPGSGAPPLSLKLSSTLLFCAATGLLLVMNKIQPSQLAEEQRNATRLFKCLNTKIETTIALRNPTEEDVNDMIEKVLALDRAYPLPLLGGAMLEKFPEKFEPVVWWPNNKTSQPHEGKAKSEKMEQELMNGWSEELEMELREVVEVTKRKDFEDYERLGNMALKINKSLAIIGPLLMGIATIGSVFVDNIGSSSWAYLVTLLAGSSAAVVNSFEHGGQVGMVFEMYRYCGGFLRLLEETVEATLEEKDVEKRENGEVFENKVAMQLGRNGLQLRELASKSASYRRDGIAMDEFASKLF; translated from the coding sequence ATGACCTCCTTACAAATCTCATTTATatgtctttcttcttctttttccttaaaGAGAACACATGCTACTAATGTCCCAAAATTTAGACGAATGCCTTTATTAGTTCCAAAAATATCAATCAAAAAATCGTTTCATGAATCCAACAATTCCAGAGACACAAACCCACTTGAAGTGAATGTCACACAAAAAATATTGCATGATGAAGATATACATAATCTCAATATTCTCAACACCAAGACAAGAATCTATTCAATTTTAGAGTTGGTAACCGACAGGGTCGAAATGCACCACAACGTTGGCGAGCAACGTGACAATTGGAACACCCTTCTGTTGAACTCCATCAACATGATCACTCTCACTGCCACAACCATGTCTGGTCTTGCTGCCGCGTGTCCAGGTTCAGGTGCACCACCCTTGTCTCTTAAACTATCATCCACGCTCTTGTTTTGTGCTGCCACAGGGTTACTACTAGTGATGAACAAGATCCAACCATCACAACTCGCCGAGGAACAACGAAACGCAACAAGATTGTTTAAGTGCCTCAATACCAAAATAGAAACTACTATTGCTCTTCGGAATCCTACAGAGGAAGATGTGAATGATATGATAGAGAAGGTTTTGGCTCTTGATAGAGCTTACCCACTTCCTCTCTTGGGAGGAGCCATGCTTGAGAAATTCCCTGAAAAATTTGAGCCTGTTGTTTGGTGGCCTAATAATAAGACTTCACAACCCCATGAAGGAAAAGCAAAGAGTGAGAAAATGGAACAAGAGTTAATGAATGGATGGAGTGAAGAGCTAGAAATGGAACTGAGGGAGGTTGTTGAggtgacaaaaagaaaagattttgaGGACTATGAGAGGTTAGGAAACATGGCGTTGAAGATTAACAAGAGTTTAGCCATTATAGGGCCTTTGCTTATGGGCATTGCAACAATTGGTTCTGTGTTTGTGGACAATATTGGGTCATCTTCATGGGCATATTTGGTGACCCTTTTGGCTGGATCATCGGCGGCTGTGGTTAACTCCTTTGAGCATGGTGGGCAAGTGGGAATGGTGTTTGAAATGTATAGATACTGTGGAGGATTCTTGCGTCTGTTGGAAGAGACAGTTGAGGCGACACTCGAAGAGAAAGATgtggagaaaagagaaaacgGAGAGGTGTTTGAAAACAAGGTGGCAATGCAATTGGGAAGAAATGGTTTGCAGCTGAGAGAGCTTGCCTCTAAGTCTGCTTCTTATCGAAGGGATGGAATTGCCATGGATGAATTTGCAAGCAAGCTCTTCTAG
- the LOC100806955 gene encoding chitin elicitor receptor kinase 1 yields MDMQASNEFLAELKVLTHVHHLNLERLIRYCVEGSLFLVYEYIENGYLSQHLRGSGRDPLTWAARVQIALDAARGLEYIHEHTVPVYIHRDIKSANILIDKNFRAKVADFGLTKLTEYGSSSLHTRLVGTFGYMPPEYAQYGDVSSKIDVYAFGVVLYELISGKEAIVKINEPENESKGLVSLFEEVLGLSDPNEDPRQLVDPRLGDKFPLDSVFKVSQLAKVYT; encoded by the exons ATGGATATGCAAGCATCAAATGAATTTCTTGCAGAATTGAAGGTTCTGACACACGTCCATCACTTGAACTTG GAGCGGTTAATAAGATATTGTGTTGAGGGCTCcttatttttggtttatgaGTACATTGAGAACGGCTATTTAAGTCAACATTTGCGAGGCTCAg gAAGGGATCCGTTAACATGGGCAGCTAGAGTTCAAATTGCTCTTGATGCAGCAAGAGGACTGGAATATATCCATGAGCACACAGTTCCTGTCTACATCCATAGAGATATTAAATCAGCAAACATTTTGATTGACAAAAACTTCCGTGCAAAG GTTGCAGATTTTGGTCTCACAAAATTGACCGAATATGGTAGTTCTTCATTACATACGCGTCTTGTGGGTACATTTGGTTATATGCCTCCAGA ATATGCACAATACGGTGATGTGTCCTCCAAAATAGATGTATATGCTTTTGGAGTTGTTCTCTATGAACTCATATCAGGCAAGGAAGCTATTGTCAAGATAAACGAACCTGAAAATGAATCAAAAGGACTAGTCTCCTTG TTTGAAGAAGTTCTTGGTCTGTCAGACCCGAATGAAGATCCTCGTCAACTTGTTGATCCTAGACTTGGTGACAAATTCCCTCTTGACTCGGTATTTAAG GTGTCTCAGCTTGCCAAAGTATACACATGA
- the LOC100820127 gene encoding chaperonin-like RBCX protein 1, chloroplastic yields the protein MEFCATLPLSQLPYVYPSTLSSNKAYPFWSCKRRISSRPTRLHCSKMFVPGFGEASPEAKAAENLHNFFTFVAVKIVAAQLESYNHEAYEELMEFLSRHSLNDGDKFCATMFRESSRHKNLALRIMEVRSAYCKNDFEWDNMKRLAFKMVTESNTRLMTEYVLETSHVETEK from the exons ATGGAATTCTGTGCAACTCTACCACTTTCTCAGCTTCCTTATGTCTACCCTTCAACACTTAGTAGTAACAAAGCTTATCCATTTTGGTCTTGCAAGCGAAGGATCTCATCACGACCAACACGCTTACACTGCAGCAAGATGTTTGTacctg GATTTGGAGAAGCATCACCAGAAGCAAAGGCTGCTGAAAACCTCCACAATTTCTTCACCTTTGTTGCAGTGAAGATTGTTGCTGCTCAACTTGAG AGCTACAATCATGAAGCATATGAGGAGCTGATGGAATTCTTGAGTAGACACTCGTTGAATGATGGTGACAAGTTCTGTGCCACTATGTTCAGAGAATCATCAAGACATAAGAATTTAG CCCTAAGAATAATGGAG GTTCGATCAGCATACtgcaaaaatgattttgaatgggACAACATGAAGCGTTTAGCTTTTAAG ATGGTCACTGAATCTAACACGAGGCTCATGACGGAATATGTCTTAGAAACCAGTCACGTTGAAACCGAGAAGTGA